In one window of Chryseobacterium sp. JV274 DNA:
- a CDS encoding DUF1697 domain-containing protein encodes MKYCAFLRGVNVKGTNMKMADVCHVFKDAGMTDVVSILASGNIVFSSDKNTQDLKVILEKAMSDYFSYEAFLFVKSQEETEVFWKSIPFEKNEELHIYGFVGIPGIEKVLMEEFQKAAQVENEKAEIVNDIFYWQVPKGNTLDSTFGKVLGKKNLKDQFTSRNVNTFEKVLKKF; translated from the coding sequence ATGAAATACTGTGCTTTTCTCCGTGGCGTCAACGTAAAAGGAACCAATATGAAAATGGCGGATGTCTGCCATGTCTTTAAAGATGCCGGAATGACTGATGTGGTTTCAATATTGGCTTCCGGAAATATTGTATTTTCTTCGGATAAAAATACTCAGGATTTAAAGGTGATTCTGGAAAAGGCAATGTCAGATTATTTTTCTTATGAAGCATTTTTGTTTGTAAAATCTCAGGAAGAGACTGAGGTTTTCTGGAAGAGTATACCTTTTGAAAAGAATGAAGAACTTCATATTTATGGTTTTGTTGGGATTCCGGGTATTGAAAAAGTTCTGATGGAAGAATTTCAAAAAGCTGCTCAGGTGGAAAATGAGAAGGCGGAAATTGTCAATGATATATTTTACTGGCAGGTTCCGAAAGGCAATACTTTGGACTCTACCTTTGGAAAGGTACTGGGCAAAAAAAACCTTAAAGATCAGTTTACCAGCAGAAATGTGAATACGTTTGAGAAGGTTTTGAAAAAGTTCTGA
- the kdsA gene encoding 3-deoxy-8-phosphooctulonate synthase, with the protein MIQYLDNISHKDSKNFFLIAGPCIIEGEDMALRIAEKVINITDKYNIPYIFKGSFKKANRSRVDSFTTIGEEKSLEILKKVGETFNIPTTTDIHENEHAALAAQYVDVLQIPAFLVRQTDLLIAAAKTGKCVTLKKGQFLSPEAMKFAVQKVTDSDNQKVAIIERGNSFGYTDLIVDYRGIPTMREYAPVILDVTHSLQQPNQNSGVTGGRPDLIETVAKAGIAVGADGIFIETHPTPETALSDGANMLRLDLLEDLLQKLTRIRESIL; encoded by the coding sequence ATGATTCAGTATTTAGATAATATTTCGCACAAAGATTCAAAGAACTTTTTCCTTATTGCCGGACCTTGTATTATTGAGGGGGAAGATATGGCACTAAGAATTGCTGAAAAAGTAATCAATATCACGGATAAATATAATATTCCTTATATTTTTAAAGGAAGCTTCAAAAAGGCCAACAGAAGCCGTGTAGATTCTTTCACAACTATTGGAGAGGAAAAATCACTGGAAATTCTAAAAAAAGTAGGAGAGACATTTAACATTCCTACGACAACAGATATTCATGAAAATGAACACGCAGCTCTGGCAGCACAGTATGTAGATGTTCTGCAGATTCCCGCATTCCTTGTTCGTCAGACTGATTTATTAATCGCAGCAGCGAAAACAGGAAAATGTGTTACCCTGAAAAAAGGACAGTTCCTTTCACCGGAAGCCATGAAGTTTGCTGTTCAGAAAGTAACAGATTCTGATAACCAGAAAGTAGCGATCATTGAAAGAGGAAATTCTTTCGGATATACAGACCTTATCGTGGATTACAGAGGAATTCCTACGATGAGAGAATATGCTCCCGTTATTTTAGATGTTACACACTCTCTGCAGCAGCCTAACCAGAATTCAGGGGTTACAGGTGGAAGACCGGACCTTATCGAAACCGTTGCCAAAGCAGGAATTGCAGTAGGAGCAGACGGAATTTTCATAGAAACACACCCTACACCGGAAACAGCATTGTCTGATGGTGCCAACATGTTAAGATTAGATTTATTAGAAGATTTGTTACAAAAACTAACAAGAATTAGAGAATCGATTTTGTAA